The Astyanax mexicanus isolate ESR-SI-001 chromosome 7, AstMex3_surface, whole genome shotgun sequence genome has a window encoding:
- the LOC103039595 gene encoding radial spoke head protein 9 homolog translates to MDLEALYTSLDLLSRFGVTLNAEHRAALQTSFIILKTHMKFSRVLFWGKIFGLERDYYIAQGLGEDEIKDRKYFYSQDCIDWYLLPPATETLIDEVAVAAKGRFMGDPSHKYEQGTMEKEEGGGFKVVKVSEEQRLAVTVFTIDQEAVVPKGAYIKKTFSDCVCTMQSLLWQGLTTFFELPITKLQGYIYMGDGLPTFDLSFM, encoded by the coding sequence ATGGATTTAGAGGCGCTATACACTTCATTAGATTTATTAAGTAGGTTTGGAGTGACGCTAAATGCTGAGCACAGAGCGGCCCTGCAGACCTCTTTCATCATTCTAAAGACACACATGAAATTCAGCCGAGTTCTGTTCTGGGGGAAGATCTTCGGGCTCGAAAGAGATTATTACATAGCACAGGGGCTTGGGGAGGATGAAATCAAAGACAGAAAGTATTTTTACAGTCAAGACTGCATAGACTGGTACCTGCTCCCTCCTGCCACTGAGACCCTGATTGATGAGGTGGCAGTGGCCGCAAAAGGGCGTTTTATGGGAGACCCGTCACACAAGTATGAGCAGGGGACAATGGAAAAAGAAGAAGGAGGTGGGTTTAAGGTGGTAAAAGTGAGCGAAGAGCAGCGATTAGCTGTGACTGTGTTCACTATTGATCAGGAGGCTGTTGTACCAAAAGGTGCATACATTAAGAAAACGTTTAGCGACTGTGTGTGCACAATGCAGAGCCTGCTGTGGCAGGGCCTTACTACCTTCTTTGAGTTACCAATTACTAAATTACAAGGTTACATCTATATGGGAGACGGGCTTCCAACATTTGACCTTTCATTTATGTGA